Within the Coriobacteriia bacterium genome, the region CCCCAGCTTGACACCGCATATGACGGTTATCGCATACTCCAGGTTTCTGACGTCCACAACGCGCTGCAGGAGATTGTCGGCGGTCTCAATGCGCTTCTCGACGCTGCGCGCCTCGCCCGTCCTCACGTCATCGCGATTACGGGGGATCTCCTTGATCGTCACTCCCCCGACGTCACGTCTGCCTGCGCGCTCATTCGTGGACTCTCCGCTATTGCTCCGGTGTACTACGTCACGGGCAATCACGAGCGCACGCCGCTGGGAAGCGACGGACTGCCCCTGCCTTATCGACGCGTGACGCCGGAGCGGGCCGCGTCTCTCTATGTGCCCACGGCACAAGGTGGGGAGGGTCGCGTAGATGAGGGGGTCTTACCGCGCTTTGATGACCTCTTCACGCGCAACCGGGACGCTTTTGAGACGGCGGGTATCCACGTGCTTGAGGGGAAGACGGTTGAGCTCTCGCCTCGGGAGGGTGCTGCACCGGCAGGTCTCGTGCTG harbors:
- a CDS encoding metallophosphoesterase, with protein sequence MGLTGNYHLVTRHYDVALPQLDTAYDGYRILQVSDVHNALQEIVGGLNALLDAARLARPHVIAITGDLLDRHSPDVTSACALIRGLSAIAPVYYVTGNHERTPLGSDGLPLPYRRVTPERAASLYVPTAQGGEGRVDEGVLPRFDDLFTRNRDAFETAGIHVLEGKTVELSPREGAAPAGLVLCGVRDPWPLTVTNPGAWESLLGDVAQRARDLSGSRGATVLLTHRPERVEDYERAGVNVALAGHAHGGQVRVPGIGALIAPNQGLFPRYSRGLYRVGATQLVVSSGVGTTGYRLRVLCPPELVVVRLRCGAGVQNDSTQR